One Methylocapsa sp. D3K7 DNA window includes the following coding sequences:
- the egtB gene encoding ergothioneine biosynthesis protein EgtB, with the protein MAQSSAITSSILPLPQTRAIWSRLSESRQLSLRLVQPLSAEDMTVQAMDDASPAKWHLAHTTWFFETFILSRHLEGYEIFDPAFNFCFNSYYETHGPRQPRPQRGLLTRPGCEQIFAYRAHVDAGLEKLVERGIEAGSELARLLELGINHEQQHQELLLTDVLALFAANPLRPAYLAPRPRQDRGEPEPLRWIGFTGGIHQIGHGGESFAWDNETPRHGELIHPYRLADRLVTNAEWLAFIGDGGYRTASLWLADGWTIVNREGWRAPLYWEERDGEWLAMSLEGLRPLDCAAPVAHVSYYEADAFARWAGHRLPTEFEWELAVRGLPATGNTLASNALRPLPAPASNDTRPRQMFGDVWEWTGSAYLPYPGYRAPSGALGEYNGKFMVGQHVLRGGSCVTPEGHVRATYRNFFYPHQRWQFMGLRLASEIA; encoded by the coding sequence ATGGCGCAATCGTCCGCGATCACTTCGTCGATTTTGCCGCTACCCCAAACCCGTGCGATATGGTCCCGGCTTTCCGAAAGCCGTCAGCTTTCTTTGCGCCTTGTACAGCCTCTGAGTGCCGAGGACATGACCGTCCAGGCCATGGATGACGCCAGCCCGGCGAAGTGGCACCTCGCCCACACCACTTGGTTCTTCGAGACCTTCATTCTTTCGAGGCACCTTGAGGGCTATGAGATTTTCGATCCGGCCTTCAATTTTTGCTTCAACTCCTATTATGAAACGCACGGCCCGCGCCAGCCGCGGCCACAACGCGGGCTTCTCACACGGCCGGGCTGCGAGCAGATTTTCGCTTATCGCGCCCATGTCGACGCAGGACTCGAGAAGCTTGTCGAACGCGGCATTGAAGCCGGATCGGAACTGGCGCGTCTTCTCGAACTTGGCATCAATCATGAGCAGCAGCATCAGGAGTTGCTCCTCACAGATGTTCTTGCGCTCTTTGCCGCTAATCCGTTGCGTCCGGCTTATCTTGCACCGCGTCCACGCCAGGATCGCGGCGAGCCAGAGCCGTTGCGCTGGATCGGCTTTACGGGCGGCATCCATCAGATCGGCCACGGCGGCGAAAGTTTTGCGTGGGACAATGAAACGCCGCGCCATGGCGAGCTGATCCATCCATACCGTCTCGCCGACCGCCTCGTTACCAACGCCGAATGGCTCGCCTTCATCGGGGACGGCGGCTATCGCACGGCTTCCCTCTGGCTTGCCGATGGCTGGACAATCGTCAACCGGGAAGGCTGGCGGGCGCCCCTTTATTGGGAGGAGCGCGACGGAGAGTGGCTGGCCATGTCGCTCGAAGGCTTGCGTCCCCTCGATTGCGCCGCGCCCGTTGCGCATGTGAGTTATTACGAGGCCGACGCCTTTGCCCGCTGGGCGGGTCACCGGCTGCCCACCGAGTTCGAGTGGGAACTGGCCGTGCGGGGCTTGCCCGCGACAGGCAACACGCTCGCTTCGAATGCGCTGCGGCCGCTGCCGGCTCCCGCAAGCAATGACACGCGGCCCAGGCAAATGTTCGGCGACGTTTGGGAATGGACGGGGAGTGCCTATCTGCCCTACCCTGGGTATCGCGCGCCTTCAGGGGCGCTGGGCGAATACAATGGCAAGTTCATGGTCGGCCAGCATGTCCTGCGCGGCGGCTCCTGCGTGACGCCGGAAGGGCACGTGCGTGCCACCTATCGAAACTTTTTTTATCCTCACCAGCGCTGGCAATTCATGGGACTGCGCCTCGCCTCGGAGATCGCATGA
- a CDS encoding glycosyltransferase, which translates to MPAISLKSLSEQDAAPSPALRIGIVIAHLGSGGAEKAAVVLANGLAERGYFVDLLTWQAAGFYLKDVSPKVSRIDLSAGRRPNTIQVIASLMRYLRQKQPAIIFPHLEKPSLLVIAGGLLSGYRRIVPCIQIDLIAYAAIHHNPRHRLRRWLLICLVAILYRLTPRVVAVSEGAAQTARRLLSPFGPSIQVIYNGLDYPGLASQAQQQVEEAWLLEKTVPVIVTCGRLTQQKAQDTLLRAFAELRRAMPVRLVILGEGEEHEALLALARRLGVAADVLLPGTVTEPIAWFAKSDLFVLPSRCEGQALVLIEALLAGVPIVSTDCPSGPREVLAHGRFGTLVPVDDVAALTEAMSFVLKSAPDIDKGALTQHLEKFTADRMIDGYLAAEMFVAAGQPLIR; encoded by the coding sequence ATGCCGGCTATCTCTTTGAAATCACTCTCAGAGCAGGACGCAGCCCCGTCGCCAGCACTGCGGATCGGGATCGTCATCGCCCATTTGGGCAGTGGCGGCGCAGAAAAAGCCGCGGTCGTCCTCGCCAATGGCCTTGCCGAGAGGGGCTATTTTGTCGATTTGCTCACGTGGCAAGCAGCAGGGTTCTATCTCAAAGATGTGTCGCCAAAGGTCTCGAGGATAGACTTGTCAGCTGGGCGAAGACCCAACACAATCCAAGTCATAGCTTCCCTCATGCGATATCTGCGGCAGAAACAACCTGCAATTATTTTCCCTCATCTGGAAAAACCCTCGCTTTTGGTAATTGCCGGCGGTCTGCTGTCCGGCTACCGCAGAATCGTGCCGTGTATTCAGATTGATCTTATCGCTTACGCTGCGATTCATCACAACCCGCGACACCGCTTACGCCGCTGGCTGCTGATTTGCTTGGTGGCCATCCTTTATCGTCTGACTCCCCGAGTTGTTGCCGTTTCGGAGGGTGCGGCGCAAACTGCACGCCGGCTGCTGTCGCCGTTCGGGCCATCCATCCAAGTCATTTACAATGGTCTCGACTATCCGGGGCTTGCGTCCCAGGCGCAACAACAGGTCGAGGAGGCGTGGCTGCTGGAGAAGACGGTTCCAGTCATCGTGACTTGCGGCCGGCTGACACAGCAGAAAGCACAAGACACTTTACTGCGCGCCTTTGCCGAATTGCGCCGGGCGATGCCGGTGCGGCTGGTGATTTTGGGCGAAGGCGAAGAGCACGAGGCTCTGTTGGCGCTTGCACGTCGGCTCGGCGTGGCCGCAGATGTATTGCTGCCGGGGACTGTTACAGAACCAATCGCCTGGTTTGCCAAAAGCGACCTATTCGTTCTTCCGTCACGCTGCGAAGGACAAGCGCTGGTGCTGATCGAGGCGTTGCTTGCGGGCGTTCCAATTGTCAGTACCGATTGCCCCTCCGGGCCTCGCGAAGTCTTGGCGCACGGACGCTTTGGCACGCTTGTGCCAGTGGACGATGTCGCGGCGCTGACTGAGGCCATGTCGTTTGTGCTAAAAAGCGCACCGGATATCGACAAGGGTGCTCTGACACAACATCTTGAAAAATTCACCGCCGATCGAATGATAGACGGATATCTGGCCGCGGAAATGTTTGTGGCCGCTGGGCAACCGCTGATTCGATAG
- a CDS encoding phosphoketolase family protein — protein sequence MPESLSPELLEKMHAYWRAANYISVGQIYLQDNPLLESPLRHEHIKPRLLGHWGTTPGLNFLYVHLNRLIKDNDLNMIYVIGPGHGGPGIVAQTYLEGTYTEFYPAIERSRNGLQRLFRQFSWPYGVPSHVSPETPGSIHEGGELGYSLAHAYGAAFDNPDLIVACVIGDGEAETGALATSWHSNKFLNPARDGAVLPILHLNGFKIANPTVLARISRQELTELMWGYGYDPHFVEGDEPMAVHQSLAGTLDRILARVHEIQAKARLDPESEDVERPRWPMIVFRTPKGWTGPKFVDGEPVEGTWRAHQVPIAKFTNPEHIKLLEDWMLSYRPRELFDAHGKLREDIAALAPTGHRRMGSNPHANGGELLQPLSMPHFRDYAVVVPHPGCIEMEATRVLGSYLRDVMKLNLDKKNFRLFGPDETASNRLSAVFEISGKEWMAEVEAVDINLSVKGRVMEVLSEHLCEGWLEGYLLTGRHGLFSCYEAFIHIIDSMFNQHAKWLKTTRKIPWRKPIASLNYLLTSHVWRQDHNGFSHQDPGFIDHIANKKADVVRIYLPPDANCLLSVADHCFRSRNYVNLIVAGKQPAWQWLDIESAVQHCTIGAGVWHWASNDDGDPDVVMACAGDVPTLETLAAVTLLRSYVPDIRVRVVNVVDLMVLQPQSEHPHGLEDRDFNELFTTGKPVIFAYHGYPAMIHKLTYRRRNHDNIHVRGYKEEGTTTTPFDMVVLNNLDRYQLALDAIRRIPRLSDQVGTAEARYWATMERHKLYISEHGDDMPEVRDWRWNL from the coding sequence ATGCCAGAATCTCTGTCACCTGAACTCCTCGAGAAAATGCACGCCTATTGGCGCGCGGCAAATTACATCTCGGTCGGGCAAATCTATCTGCAGGACAATCCGCTGCTCGAATCCCCGCTCAGGCATGAACATATCAAACCCCGTTTGCTGGGGCATTGGGGCACCACGCCGGGGCTAAATTTTCTTTATGTGCATCTCAACCGGCTGATCAAAGACAACGATTTGAACATGATTTACGTCATCGGTCCCGGTCACGGCGGCCCAGGGATCGTGGCGCAGACATATCTTGAAGGAACCTACACGGAATTTTATCCGGCGATTGAGCGCAGCCGCAACGGTTTGCAGCGGCTCTTCCGGCAGTTCTCCTGGCCCTATGGAGTTCCAAGCCATGTATCGCCGGAAACACCCGGCTCCATCCATGAAGGAGGTGAGCTCGGTTATTCCTTGGCGCATGCCTATGGCGCGGCTTTCGACAATCCAGATCTGATCGTTGCCTGTGTTATCGGCGATGGCGAGGCGGAAACCGGGGCACTGGCGACCAGCTGGCACTCCAACAAATTTTTGAACCCCGCGCGCGATGGTGCTGTTCTTCCGATCCTTCATCTCAACGGGTTCAAGATTGCCAATCCCACCGTGCTGGCCCGCATCAGCCGGCAAGAACTCACGGAACTCATGTGGGGCTACGGCTATGATCCCCATTTTGTCGAGGGCGACGAACCGATGGCCGTGCATCAGTCTCTCGCCGGGACGCTTGATCGTATTCTTGCGCGGGTCCACGAAATTCAGGCTAAGGCACGGTTGGATCCGGAGAGCGAAGACGTCGAGCGCCCGCGCTGGCCGATGATTGTGTTCCGCACGCCCAAGGGTTGGACCGGACCGAAATTCGTCGACGGCGAGCCCGTCGAAGGGACATGGCGCGCGCATCAAGTTCCGATCGCCAAGTTTACGAACCCGGAGCACATCAAGCTGCTCGAAGATTGGATGTTGAGCTACCGGCCGCGTGAACTCTTCGACGCGCATGGCAAATTGCGTGAGGACATTGCGGCGCTCGCACCAACGGGCCATCGCCGCATGGGTTCGAACCCGCACGCCAATGGTGGCGAGTTGCTGCAGCCGCTTTCGATGCCCCACTTCCGCGATTATGCCGTGGTGGTGCCTCACCCCGGCTGTATCGAAATGGAGGCGACGCGGGTCCTCGGAAGCTATTTACGCGATGTGATGAAACTCAATCTCGACAAAAAGAATTTCCGGCTGTTCGGGCCGGACGAGACCGCGTCGAACCGCTTGAGCGCCGTCTTTGAAATTTCGGGCAAGGAATGGATGGCCGAGGTCGAAGCGGTCGATATTAATCTCAGCGTCAAAGGCCGCGTCATGGAGGTTTTGAGCGAGCATCTCTGCGAGGGCTGGCTCGAAGGCTATCTTCTCACCGGCCGCCACGGTCTGTTCTCCTGTTACGAGGCCTTCATCCACATCATCGACTCGATGTTCAATCAGCACGCCAAATGGTTGAAAACCACCCGCAAAATTCCATGGCGCAAGCCGATTGCGTCATTGAATTATTTGCTCACCTCGCATGTCTGGCGGCAAGATCACAATGGCTTTTCCCATCAGGATCCCGGCTTCATCGATCATATCGCGAATAAGAAAGCCGATGTCGTGCGCATCTATCTGCCGCCCGACGCCAATTGCCTGTTGTCGGTCGCCGACCACTGTTTTCGTAGCCGCAACTACGTCAATTTGATTGTTGCGGGCAAACAACCGGCATGGCAATGGCTCGACATCGAGTCGGCCGTTCAGCACTGCACGATCGGTGCGGGTGTCTGGCACTGGGCCAGCAACGATGACGGCGATCCCGACGTCGTCATGGCCTGCGCGGGCGATGTTCCTACCCTCGAGACGCTGGCCGCCGTTACACTTTTACGCAGCTATGTGCCGGACATCCGCGTCCGGGTCGTCAATGTCGTGGATCTGATGGTCTTGCAGCCTCAATCCGAGCACCCGCATGGTTTGGAAGACCGGGATTTTAACGAGCTGTTCACAACCGGTAAGCCGGTGATCTTCGCTTACCATGGCTACCCGGCGATGATTCACAAGCTGACCTACCGGCGGCGCAATCATGACAATATTCATGTGCGCGGCTACAAAGAAGAGGGGACCACCACGACTCCCTTCGATATGGTCGTCTTAAACAATCTCGATCGCTATCAGCTCGCACTGGATGCGATTCGGCGTATTCCAAGGCTCAGCGATCAGGTCGGGACGGCGGAGGCCCGGTATTGGGCAACGATGGAGCGGCATAAGCTCTATATCAGCGAGCATGGCGACGACATGCCGGAGGTTCGCGACTGGCGCTGGAACTTGTGA
- a CDS encoding type ISP restriction/modification enzyme, whose product MLAYGLFLAKLNSNGEVITLVNARQFVPGSFRLIRELVQFLDDLSAPEYTEIRWVVEELLSIVNGLDLHAIREDLSFKHRKAISRKVRAQDEEEHRLFERDPFIYFYEDFLAKYDAKMKKARGVYYTPPPIVNFIVRAVDDILKDTFGIAQGLADHKRVTVLDFACGTGTFILEVLERIFENIGGADSAKAGLVVREHMLKNVFGFEYLIAPYTIAHLKLSQYLADKGHALADGERLQVFLTNTLEPMEAQRNLLLPALSEESANAQRVKEKPILVITGNPPYSGHSKNKGAWITASIEEYRKGFPELSKPGQGKWLQDDYVKFIRFAQMKMDGGIFKVEDKNGQLREVHVEGVEEGVVGIITNHSWLDNPTFRGMRKSLMNSFNQIYVLDLHGNAKKKERAPDGGDDKNVFDIEQGVAISLFVKKKGLELGISHADLWGSRLSKYETVAESTKDDVEWQFFQPAAPDFLFVPQDNALATKYQMLWSVPQIFALNGDPAPCLVTTHDQFAISFSPNESISKVQALLSTNDESEARRLFRLCSQGQWDYQQAKAALAVLNLPKLTATITYRPFDKRWTIWNSHVAVHRRERVMHHMMHNNIGLLTCRQIASGHWEHVFAAGCAADDCVISNRTKERGYLFPLYLYHPPEGSRRAKADLSRITESLVGKSRIENIAPAFRKWLDEKYELHFSPEELFGYIYAILHAPTYRTKYVEFLRNDFPRVPFPESADDFETLSVLGWALVQAHLLRDSPRRGLASYHGKGGHTVEAVRYSPEQQAIAINKTQFFKPVPQAVWDFHIGGYQVLDKYLKSRRGRTLSLDEINHVSAIADSLVFTIEQMARIDEAYLAAFPDRG is encoded by the coding sequence ATGCTCGCCTATGGACTTTTTCTCGCGAAGCTCAATTCCAACGGCGAAGTGATCACGCTCGTCAATGCCCGCCAGTTCGTGCCGGGTTCGTTCCGCCTCATCCGCGAGCTGGTGCAATTTCTCGACGATCTTAGCGCGCCGGAGTACACCGAAATTCGCTGGGTGGTCGAGGAACTCCTGTCCATCGTGAACGGGCTAGACCTGCACGCGATCCGTGAAGACCTCTCGTTCAAGCACCGCAAGGCGATCAGCCGCAAGGTGAGGGCGCAAGACGAGGAAGAGCATCGGCTCTTCGAGCGTGATCCATTCATCTACTTCTACGAGGATTTCCTCGCAAAATATGATGCGAAAATGAAAAAGGCGCGCGGTGTCTATTACACGCCGCCTCCCATCGTGAATTTCATCGTGCGCGCGGTTGACGACATTTTGAAAGACACCTTCGGCATCGCGCAAGGCCTCGCGGACCACAAGCGTGTCACCGTGCTCGATTTCGCCTGCGGTACCGGCACGTTCATTCTCGAAGTGCTCGAACGCATTTTTGAAAATATTGGCGGCGCGGATTCAGCCAAAGCGGGCCTCGTCGTGCGTGAGCATATGCTGAAGAACGTGTTCGGCTTCGAATATCTCATCGCGCCTTACACGATCGCACATCTAAAACTCTCGCAATATCTCGCCGACAAGGGCCATGCCTTGGCGGATGGTGAGCGGTTGCAGGTATTTCTGACCAACACGCTTGAGCCAATGGAGGCGCAGAGAAATTTGCTCCTACCCGCGCTTTCAGAGGAATCTGCAAATGCACAACGCGTCAAGGAAAAGCCCATTCTGGTTATTACCGGGAACCCTCCTTATTCCGGTCATTCCAAGAACAAGGGGGCGTGGATAACGGCATCGATTGAGGAATACAGGAAGGGCTTTCCAGAGCTATCGAAGCCCGGACAAGGAAAGTGGCTACAGGACGATTACGTGAAATTCATTCGCTTCGCGCAAATGAAAATGGACGGTGGAATATTCAAGGTTGAAGATAAAAATGGCCAATTACGCGAAGTCCATGTCGAAGGTGTCGAAGAAGGTGTCGTCGGCATTATCACTAACCATTCATGGCTCGATAACCCGACTTTTCGCGGTATGCGCAAGTCGCTGATGAATTCATTTAATCAGATTTATGTCCTCGATTTGCATGGCAACGCAAAAAAGAAAGAGCGCGCGCCAGATGGCGGTGATGACAAGAATGTTTTCGATATCGAGCAAGGCGTCGCGATCAGTCTATTTGTAAAAAAGAAAGGGCTGGAGCTCGGCATTTCCCATGCCGACCTGTGGGGGAGCAGATTATCCAAATATGAGACTGTGGCGGAATCAACTAAGGACGACGTCGAGTGGCAATTTTTTCAACCTGCCGCGCCAGACTTTCTGTTTGTCCCGCAGGATAATGCCCTCGCGACCAAGTACCAGATGCTTTGGTCGGTACCGCAAATTTTTGCGCTAAACGGGGATCCGGCACCTTGCCTGGTCACAACCCACGATCAATTTGCGATTTCTTTCTCGCCAAACGAATCTATCTCGAAAGTCCAGGCTCTTTTATCCACAAATGATGAGAGCGAGGCTCGCAGGCTGTTCCGGCTTTGCTCGCAAGGCCAGTGGGACTACCAACAGGCGAAAGCAGCGCTTGCTGTTCTGAATTTACCCAAATTAACGGCTACGATCACATACCGGCCGTTTGATAAGCGTTGGACGATTTGGAACTCTCACGTTGCTGTGCATAGGCGCGAACGCGTTATGCACCATATGATGCACAATAATATTGGTCTCCTTACATGCCGACAAATTGCTTCAGGGCATTGGGAGCATGTATTTGCAGCCGGTTGTGCCGCAGATGATTGCGTTATTTCTAACCGTACAAAAGAACGGGGTTACCTGTTCCCGCTGTACCTCTATCATCCGCCGGAAGGCTCGCGCCGCGCGAAAGCAGATCTCTCCAGAATCACCGAATCTCTCGTCGGCAAATCCCGCATCGAAAACATCGCGCCTGCCTTCCGCAAATGGCTCGATGAAAAATATGAACTCCATTTCTCGCCAGAGGAATTGTTCGGCTACATCTACGCCATTCTCCACGCGCCGACATACCGCACCAAATACGTTGAGTTCCTGCGCAATGACTTTCCGCGCGTGCCATTTCCCGAATCGGCCGACGATTTCGAAACCTTGTCGGTTTTAGGTTGGGCGCTGGTGCAAGCGCATCTGTTGCGCGATTCTCCGCGACGAGGATTGGCCTCCTATCATGGCAAGGGCGGCCACACGGTCGAAGCCGTGCGCTATTCGCCAGAGCAACAGGCGATCGCGATCAACAAGACCCAGTTTTTCAAGCCGGTGCCACAAGCCGTGTGGGATTTCCACATCGGCGGTTATCAGGTGCTCGACAAATATCTGAAGTCGCGCAGGGGCCGCACGCTCTCGCTTGACGAAATCAATCATGTGTCCGCTATCGCCGACAGCCTCGTCTTCACTATTGAGCAGATGGCGAGGATCGACGAAGCTTATCTCGCCGCCTTTCCTGATCGGGGATAA
- the egtD gene encoding L-histidine N(alpha)-methyltransferase, whose product MWMDTKARLLPDVITGPDQDFAASVIDGLSLPRKSLPCRFFYDARGSELFEEITRLPEYYPTRAEIAILETYAAEMAGNTVENAVLVELGSGSSRKTEILLGSLRGLAAYVPIDVSQSALAEAKQRLSGSFPTLPVRPIIGDFSQRLALPEDLASAEKLGFFPGSTIGNFPPPAASALLAAMRELLSPDGRLIVGVDLKKDARALVQAYNDAQGVTADFNLNLLARVNRELDGSFDLACFRHEAIYNPREGRIEMHLVSCKDQAASVRGRWFWFHAGETIHTENSYKYTIGQFQELARTAGWHRGRVWTDAGKLFSVHELVVG is encoded by the coding sequence ATGTGGATGGACACCAAAGCCCGGCTTCTGCCCGACGTCATCACTGGCCCGGATCAAGACTTCGCGGCGAGCGTGATCGACGGACTGTCGCTTCCCCGCAAGAGTCTACCATGCCGCTTTTTCTATGACGCGCGCGGCAGCGAGTTGTTCGAAGAGATTACGCGGCTGCCGGAATATTATCCGACAAGAGCCGAGATCGCGATCCTCGAAACCTATGCAGCTGAGATGGCTGGGAACACGGTCGAGAACGCGGTTCTCGTCGAGTTAGGATCCGGTTCAAGCCGCAAGACCGAGATTTTGCTTGGCAGTTTGCGCGGATTGGCGGCTTATGTGCCGATTGACGTTTCCCAAAGCGCCCTCGCTGAGGCGAAGCAGCGGCTTTCCGGGAGCTTCCCTACGCTTCCCGTGCGCCCGATCATTGGCGATTTTTCACAGCGGCTCGCGTTACCAGAAGATCTTGCCAGCGCGGAAAAGCTCGGATTTTTTCCCGGTTCGACCATCGGCAATTTTCCCCCGCCTGCCGCAAGCGCGCTGCTTGCCGCGATGCGGGAATTGCTGTCGCCGGACGGGCGGCTTATTGTTGGCGTTGATCTGAAGAAGGATGCCCGCGCGCTTGTGCAAGCCTACAACGACGCGCAGGGCGTGACCGCGGACTTCAATCTCAATCTTTTGGCGCGTGTCAATCGCGAGCTGGACGGCTCATTCGATCTCGCATGCTTCCGCCATGAAGCGATATACAATCCCCGCGAGGGCCGCATCGAGATGCATCTTGTCAGCTGCAAAGATCAAGCGGCAAGCGTGCGGGGCCGCTGGTTTTGGTTTCACGCCGGAGAAACCATCCACACCGAGAACTCCTACAAATATACGATCGGCCAATTTCAAGAACTCGCGCGCACAGCGGGCTGGCACAGGGGCCGCGTTTGGACCGACGCGGGAAAACTCTTCAGCGTGCATGAATTGGTTGTTGGTTGA
- a CDS encoding IS1595 family transposase produces MCDLTNPAFTDEDKAREVIEASRWPNGATCPHCGLSETVSKLGGKSMGPGWYHCRQCREKFTVRTGTLYERSHIPLHKWLLATHLLTSSKKGMSAHQLFRMMGFGSYKTAWFMAMRIREGMRAGGLAPMGGAGGIVEADETFIGKKEGSTKRRGHGHKNAVLSLVERGGQVRSFHVDGTSAADVMPIIRKNVARETAMMTDEGGHYSRLGSDFASHETVQHKADEYVRYESDRIISTNTVEGYFSVFKRGMKGVYQHCSEKHLHRYLSEFDFRYNNRTALGVEDGERAAKALKGIEGKRLTYRIPREATTV; encoded by the coding sequence ATGTGCGATCTTACCAATCCAGCTTTCACTGACGAAGACAAAGCCCGCGAAGTGATAGAGGCTTCCCGCTGGCCGAATGGCGCGACTTGCCCTCATTGCGGCCTGTCTGAGACGGTTAGCAAACTTGGCGGCAAGTCCATGGGGCCGGGTTGGTATCACTGCCGCCAATGCCGCGAGAAGTTCACCGTTCGCACCGGAACCCTTTACGAGCGTTCGCACATTCCGTTGCACAAATGGCTTTTGGCCACGCATCTTTTGACTTCCAGCAAAAAGGGCATGAGCGCGCATCAATTGTTCCGCATGATGGGCTTTGGCTCCTACAAAACAGCATGGTTTATGGCAATGCGCATCCGCGAAGGTATGCGCGCTGGCGGTCTTGCGCCTATGGGCGGCGCTGGCGGCATTGTGGAGGCTGACGAAACCTTTATCGGAAAGAAAGAAGGCTCTACAAAACGTCGCGGCCATGGGCACAAAAACGCGGTGCTGTCTCTTGTCGAGCGTGGCGGGCAAGTTCGCTCCTTTCATGTCGATGGAACCAGCGCCGCCGATGTCATGCCGATCATCCGCAAGAATGTAGCACGCGAAACTGCAATGATGACCGACGAAGGCGGTCACTATAGCCGCCTTGGCTCTGACTTCGCGAGCCATGAAACTGTCCAGCATAAAGCTGATGAATATGTGCGCTACGAGAGCGATCGCATCATCAGCACGAACACCGTTGAAGGCTATTTCAGCGTCTTCAAACGCGGCATGAAAGGCGTTTATCAACACTGCTCAGAGAAGCATTTGCATCGCTATTTAAGCGAATTTGATTTTCGCTACAACAATCGTACAGCTTTAGGCGTCGAGGATGGAGAACGTGCGGCGAAAGCCCTCAAGGGTATCGAGGGCAAGCGTCTCACGTATCGCATACCTCGTGAAGCCACGACCGTTTAA